From a region of the Streptacidiphilus albus JL83 genome:
- a CDS encoding beta-ketoacyl-ACP synthase 3 — MSIELGSAAAVLEGLGGWVPPRVVTNEELPAAWGVDDAWVRQRTGIATRHWADAGTSTGDAAERAARRALATVGTPRTDAVIVATSTPDRPMPATAPQLAARLGLDGAAAWDVSAACSGFVYGLAAAAGAICAGIAERVLLVGVEIYSTLIAPDDRSAGVVFADGAGAVVLRRGLAGEPGSVLGFDLGSDGSGHRLIEVPGGGALERARPEAYGPADRYFRMDGREVFQHAVTRMTESSRLLLKNVVWTVADVDRLVAHQANARILSAVGERLGIPAERRIHHIEKVGNTGAASIPLALADAAAREDLRPGEKVLLTAFGAGLTWGSAAVLWPGLPPIAPVHDTGVPTVRSL, encoded by the coding sequence GTGTCGATCGAACTCGGCTCCGCAGCAGCGGTGTTGGAGGGACTGGGCGGCTGGGTGCCGCCGCGGGTGGTGACCAATGAGGAGTTGCCCGCAGCCTGGGGAGTCGACGATGCCTGGGTGCGGCAGCGCACCGGCATCGCCACCCGGCACTGGGCGGACGCCGGTACCTCGACCGGGGATGCGGCCGAGCGGGCCGCGCGACGCGCGCTGGCCACCGTCGGCACGCCCCGGACGGACGCGGTCATCGTGGCCACCTCGACCCCGGACCGCCCGATGCCCGCAACGGCACCGCAGCTCGCGGCCCGGCTGGGGCTGGACGGGGCTGCGGCCTGGGACGTCTCGGCGGCGTGCAGCGGGTTCGTCTACGGGCTGGCCGCCGCCGCGGGCGCGATCTGCGCCGGCATCGCCGAACGGGTCCTGCTGGTGGGCGTCGAGATCTACTCCACGCTGATCGCCCCTGACGACCGCAGCGCGGGAGTGGTCTTCGCGGACGGCGCCGGCGCCGTCGTGCTGCGCCGTGGCCTGGCCGGGGAGCCGGGCAGCGTGCTGGGCTTCGACCTCGGCAGCGACGGGTCCGGCCACCGCCTGATCGAGGTGCCCGGAGGCGGAGCGCTGGAGCGGGCCAGACCGGAGGCCTACGGGCCGGCCGACCGCTACTTCCGGATGGACGGCCGTGAGGTCTTCCAGCACGCCGTGACCCGGATGACCGAATCCTCGCGACTGCTGCTGAAGAACGTCGTCTGGACCGTGGCGGACGTCGACCGGCTGGTCGCGCACCAGGCCAACGCCCGCATCCTGAGCGCCGTGGGCGAACGCCTGGGCATCCCCGCAGAGCGCCGCATCCACCACATCGAGAAGGTCGGCAACACCGGCGCGGCCTCGATCCCGCTGGCCCTCGCCGACGCAGCCGCCCGCGAGGACCTGCGCCCCGGCGAGAAGGTCCTGCTCACCGCCTTCGGGGCCGGACTCACCTGGGGCTCGGCCGCTGTGCTGTGGCCCGGGCTTCCCCCCATTGCGCCGGTGCACGACACCGGCGTCCCCACCGTCCGCTCGCTCTGA
- a CDS encoding acyl carrier protein, with protein sequence MSSVQMSLHAALTAKFEVPASAIVPDATLESLGLDSLSLAELALVLQEDLGLMVEEYETTGGTTVGELTQVLTAKRAASAGAGAGAE encoded by the coding sequence ATGTCCTCTGTTCAGATGTCCCTCCATGCCGCCTTGACCGCCAAGTTCGAGGTCCCGGCGTCCGCGATCGTTCCCGACGCCACCCTGGAGAGCCTCGGTCTGGACTCGCTGTCGCTGGCCGAACTGGCGCTGGTCCTGCAGGAGGATCTCGGCCTCATGGTCGAGGAGTACGAAACGACCGGCGGGACCACCGTGGGCGAGCTCACCCAGGTGCTCACCGCCAAGCGCGCGGCGTCGGCAGGGGCAGGGGCAGGGGCGGAGTGA